In Paenibacillus sp. JQZ6Y-1, one genomic interval encodes:
- a CDS encoding arginase family protein, whose amino-acid sequence MNKTKYVLDKNLRGEAIISDSSLENFWLSEDVTCSSPTQDICFYHASLPSAPYSEQLHIMGLPFADGSNHPDSKVRQFPATLRYVSTKTPLYPALERTQSSGIFDINYQEHILTHCHLHDCGDMALQDYNAEALSQSLELPIRQFCSANAKFAYIGGDHSVTYHILKQLKQNGRRILYLHFDAHLDCGSDPLRLDHEVHHGNFVRHLLANQIVEHVIQLGVRGLRSLGQYYEHPRLSCIPAAQLNAQELQHILESLSAYHYDIYVSFDVDVLDPSVFPFVDFPSPGGPSVHVLLDVIRSLRYVPGIIGMDLVEGHGADINAERIPFQYDTVIHIFSQLLHMLQQSVSIPERSIPHEYENNTITK is encoded by the coding sequence ATGAATAAGACGAAATATGTATTAGATAAAAATCTTCGGGGCGAGGCAATCATTAGCGATTCTTCTTTGGAAAACTTTTGGCTATCTGAAGACGTTACATGTTCCAGCCCTACGCAGGATATATGCTTCTATCACGCCTCTCTACCATCCGCCCCTTATTCGGAGCAACTTCATATTATGGGTCTACCCTTCGCTGACGGCTCCAACCATCCAGACAGCAAGGTACGGCAGTTTCCGGCGACGCTACGTTATGTGAGTACGAAAACGCCGCTTTACCCAGCACTGGAACGTACACAATCCAGTGGAATTTTCGATATAAACTATCAGGAGCATATCCTCACCCATTGTCATCTACATGATTGCGGCGACATGGCGCTCCAAGACTACAATGCTGAAGCACTTTCACAATCGTTGGAACTGCCGATTCGGCAATTTTGCTCCGCTAACGCCAAATTTGCATATATTGGCGGCGATCACTCGGTTACATACCATATTCTGAAACAATTGAAGCAGAATGGTCGACGTATTCTTTATTTACATTTTGATGCCCACCTGGATTGCGGCTCTGATCCTCTACGCCTGGATCATGAAGTACATCACGGAAATTTTGTGCGTCATTTACTTGCCAATCAAATTGTTGAGCATGTGATACAGCTCGGTGTTCGGGGACTTCGCTCACTTGGGCAATATTATGAGCATCCACGCCTATCCTGTATTCCTGCTGCACAATTGAATGCGCAAGAACTACAGCATATATTGGAATCGTTATCAGCGTATCATTATGATATCTACGTCTCATTCGATGTCGATGTTTTGGACCCTTCTGTATTTCCTTTTGTTGATTTCCCTTCTCCTGGTGGTCCGTCTGTACATGTATTGCTGGATGTCATTCGCAGCTTGCGGTATGTACCAGGCATCATCGGCATGGATCTGGTCGAAGGTCATGGCGCAGATATAAACGCAGAACGTATTCCTTTTCAATATGACACTGTGATTCATATCTTCTCTCAGTTACTGCATATGCTTCAACAATCTGTATCTATTCCAGAAAGGAGCATCCCCCATGAATACGAAAACAACACCATTACAAAATGA